Proteins co-encoded in one endosymbiont 'TC1' of Trimyema compressum genomic window:
- a CDS encoding iron-containing alcohol dehydrogenase: MLIAVPTTAGTGGETTIAAVVVDSKTKEKYAISDSVLVPKYAILDPCLTIGLPRLLQVTGFTGMDALCYAVEAYIGQSSTKETGKNSLEAVKLIFQNLEKAFLDGQDVKVREAMLWAAFIAGKAFTRAYVGNIHALAHPLGGYYGIPHGLANAVIMPYVLEYYGDLVVKPLSQLSDVIGLGIGADNKTKARLFIEAIKSLNNNLGIPDKLEGIKISDIPLMADYAFHEANPFCPAPKIFSKNEFEKIYAMIKK, from the coding sequence TTGTTAATTGCTGTTCCAACAACGGCAGGGACAGGCGGTGAAACAACTATTGCAGCTGTCGTTGTAGATTCTAAGACAAAAGAGAAGTATGCTATAAGTGATAGCGTGTTGGTTCCTAAATATGCTATTTTAGACCCTTGTCTGACAATTGGGTTACCCCGCTTGCTTCAAGTAACGGGATTTACAGGTATGGATGCCCTTTGTTATGCTGTTGAAGCCTATATTGGTCAGAGCTCAACAAAAGAAACTGGAAAAAATAGTCTGGAAGCGGTGAAGTTAATTTTCCAAAATTTAGAAAAAGCCTTTTTAGACGGGCAGGATGTGAAGGTGAGAGAAGCAATGTTGTGGGCAGCATTTATTGCTGGGAAAGCATTTACTAGAGCCTATGTAGGCAATATTCATGCTCTTGCTCATCCTTTAGGTGGTTACTACGGTATTCCTCATGGTTTGGCCAATGCAGTAATTATGCCCTATGTTTTAGAATATTATGGTGATTTAGTTGTAAAACCTTTAAGCCAGTTGTCTGATGTTATTGGTTTAGGAATAGGGGCGGATAATAAAACTAAGGCAAGACTTTTTATTGAAGCCATTAAAAGCCTTAATAATAATTTAGGGATTCCTGATAAATTAGAGGGTATTAAAATATCTGATATTCCCTTAATGGCAGATTATGCTTTTCATGAAGCAAATCCTTTTTGCCCAGCTCCTAAAATTTTTTCTAAAAATGAATTTGAGAAAATATATGCAATGATAAAAAAGTGA
- a CDS encoding nucleoside recognition domain-containing protein, whose amino-acid sequence MELPAYHLPRLKNTLLQLWDKLKGFIFRAATIIAGATIVIWFLANFSFSFQMVDANSAESILSVIGNFVKPIFMPLGFASGPDVWKAVVAILTGLMAKEMVVSTMGVLYAPGIEGDPIEDSGASEALIATLATAFSPVVAIAFIAFNLLSVPCMAAVATAHGELRSKKWTAIAIAFWLATAWIVSFLIYNIGTLIFG is encoded by the coding sequence ATGGAATTGCCAGCTTACCACTTACCGAGATTAAAAAATACACTTCTTCAATTATGGGATAAGCTAAAAGGATTTATCTTTAGAGCGGCTACTATTATTGCAGGTGCAACTATAGTAATCTGGTTTTTAGCAAACTTCAGTTTTAGTTTTCAAATGGTTGACGCAAATAGTGCGGAAAGTATTTTAAGTGTTATTGGTAACTTTGTAAAACCAATCTTCATGCCTCTTGGATTTGCAAGTGGTCCAGATGTTTGGAAAGCAGTTGTTGCAATTCTTACAGGATTGATGGCAAAAGAAATGGTAGTTTCTACAATGGGCGTTCTTTATGCACCCGGAATCGAAGGTGATCCAATAGAGGACAGTGGCGCTAGTGAAGCATTAATAGCTACTTTAGCAACAGCCTTCTCGCCTGTAGTGGCTATCGCTTTTATTGCCTTTAACCTACTAAGCGTACCATGTATGGCTGCTGTTGCAACGGCTCACGGTGAACTAAGAAGTAAAAAATGGACAGCAATAGCTATTGCCTTTTGGCTAGCTACCGCTTGGATTGTATCTTTCCTCATCTATAATATTGGGACACTAATATTTGGCTAA
- a CDS encoding nucleoside recognition domain-containing protein, producing MIPINQIKEDVTIDPNLGGDFKAFVANERCQYIENNLATAIKNQTITSNKLSRSDKIDKVLTNKVLGIPIFLLFMLVVFHLTFGENLFFITEIPSPGVWLQGLTEELIGFISESVGTLLENLNAADWVMGLVVDGLIAGVGAVLSFLPQILMLFLFLSIMEDTGYMARVAFIMDRILRRFGLSGKAFMPSQWDLGVQFQQLWEREH from the coding sequence TTGATTCCAATTAATCAAATAAAAGAAGATGTTACTATAGATCCAAATCTTGGTGGCGACTTTAAAGCTTTTGTAGCAAACGAACGTTGCCAATATATTGAAAATAATTTAGCAACAGCAATAAAAAATCAAACAATAACATCCAATAAACTAAGCCGCTCTGACAAAATTGATAAAGTATTGACAAATAAAGTACTAGGAATACCAATATTTTTACTCTTTATGCTTGTTGTTTTCCATTTAACTTTTGGAGAAAATCTGTTTTTCATTACTGAGATTCCTTCACCAGGTGTCTGGTTACAAGGATTAACAGAAGAACTCATAGGCTTTATAAGTGAAAGTGTAGGAACGCTACTTGAAAACCTCAATGCAGCCGATTGGGTAATGGGACTAGTTGTTGATGGTTTAATTGCCGGTGTTGGGGCAGTCCTCTCCTTCTTGCCACAAATATTAATGCTATTTCTCTTTCTTTCTATTATGGAAGATACTGGTTATATGGCAAGAGTAGCATTTATAATGGATAGAATACTACGCAGATTCGGGCTATCAGGCAAGGCATTTATGCCTTCACAATGGGATTTAGGTGTTCAGTTCCAGCAATTATGGGAACGCGAACATTAA
- a CDS encoding FeoA family protein, producing MKDFKIGEKGTIIRILGDGHIKRRIFDMVLTPGTEVTMRKTAPLKDPIELTVRHYELSIRKSEASTIILETEGEA from the coding sequence TTGAAGGATTTTAAAATAGGTGAAAAAGGGACAATAATAAGAATATTAGGAGATGGTCATATTAAAAGAAGGATTTTTGATATGGTTCTTACGCCTGGCACAGAAGTAACAATGCGTAAAACCGCCCCCCTAAAAGATCCTATTGAGCTTACGGTAAGACACTATGAGTTATCTATTCGGAAATCGGAAGCCAGTACAATTATCTTAGAAACAGAGGGGGAAGCATAA
- a CDS encoding FeoA family protein, with amino-acid sequence MMPLGIAPIGKKVTISQVLIEDSYKKHFNNLGIIPGQYITLVNSNNGNLIVKIKDGRVVISKGLSMKIMVE; translated from the coding sequence ATGATGCCATTAGGAATAGCGCCAATTGGCAAGAAAGTTACTATTAGCCAAGTGCTTATAGAAGATAGCTATAAAAAACATTTTAACAACTTAGGTATTATACCTGGACAATACATAACATTGGTCAATAGTAATAACGGAAATTTAATTGTCAAAATTAAAGATGGCCGAGTTGTTATTAGCAAAGGATTATCTATGAAAATAATGGTTGAATAA
- a CDS encoding metallopeptidase family protein, translating into MHKEAKNNDLFVLGEYHVDNLGRYIYIYYGSFIKIHGLLSVEAFEEKLKSTLVHEFTHHLESLVGERSLEIKDEIYMAKYNLRKENSNQ; encoded by the coding sequence TTGCATAAGGAAGCAAAGAATAATGATTTGTTTGTATTAGGAGAGTATCATGTAGATAATTTAGGTAGATATATTTATATTTATTATGGTTCTTTTATTAAGATACATGGTTTGCTTTCGGTGGAAGCTTTTGAAGAAAAACTTAAATCAACCCTTGTTCATGAATTTACTCACCATTTAGAGTCTTTAGTAGGGGAGAGATCATTAGAGATAAAAGATGAGATTTATATGGCTAAATATAATTTGAGGAAAGAAAATAGTAACCAATAA
- a CDS encoding DUF1622 domain-containing protein, which produces MEQIIPFFEVIAMILNVLSILVISWGVLLATVSFLKSIVTRYSFSENIGVNTDIKNNLGSYILLGLEILICADIIQTILNPNFNDILMLASIVVIRTVISFFFKVKLRHQKIKKIRKINIETSG; this is translated from the coding sequence ATGGAACAAATAATCCCTTTTTTTGAAGTGATTGCTATGATTTTAAATGTTTTATCTATTTTAGTTATTAGTTGGGGCGTACTATTAGCTACGGTTAGTTTTCTGAAATCAATTGTTACAAGGTATAGTTTTTCAGAAAACATAGGGGTGAATACTGATATTAAAAATAATTTAGGCTCCTATATATTGTTAGGACTTGAGATTTTAATTTGTGCTGATATTATTCAAACAATTTTAAATCCTAATTTTAATGATATTTTAATGTTAGCATCAATTGTTGTTATTCGAACAGTTATTTCTTTTTTCTTCAAAGTGAAATTGAGGCATCAGAAAATCAAAAAAATTAGAAAAATAAATATTGAGACTTCTGGTTAA
- a CDS encoding nucleobase:cation symporter-2 family protein translates to MINEEFKKHPVNEKMPFSKLFIYGFQHVLAMYAGAVTVPLVIGGALGLTSEQIIFLINADLFTCGIATLIQTIGFRKFGIRLPVIQGVTFACVQPIIAVGSGIINEGFTSEQALVVIFLSVIIAGLFTLLIAPLFSKLIRFFPPIVTGSVILSIGLSLIPVGLKMVGGQSVVEKIVDGKAVFYAFGSKKFLLIAFIVILIILLCNRFLKGFWKNISILIGLIAGYVISIAVGFVNFTKVGTSHWFGLDLPFGMNFPGFENGIYWEAVTHGGLLSAGLASAIVSMIIVMVIVMVESTGDFIAIGEIIDLSIGEKEIAAGLRADGLSTMLGGMFNAFPYTAFAQNVGLIALTGVRSRWVVTASGVILVVLGLVPKLGALVESIPKFVIGGAAVIMFAMVAANGIKTLSKAQLEEKPNNLFIIAMSVVAAIVPYGGTLLEKIPASTAGVIAGAGINGGHFVNQFLFFGMFPPALEPALSSGITLAAITAILLNLLFNGTGKK, encoded by the coding sequence ATGATTAATGAAGAATTCAAAAAACATCCTGTCAATGAAAAGATGCCTTTCAGCAAACTTTTCATCTATGGCTTCCAACATGTATTAGCCATGTATGCAGGAGCCGTCACCGTCCCACTTGTAATTGGTGGTGCATTGGGACTAACATCAGAACAAATCATTTTCTTAATTAATGCTGATTTGTTCACTTGCGGTATTGCTACCCTCATCCAAACCATTGGTTTCCGGAAGTTCGGTATCAGACTCCCTGTAATTCAAGGTGTAACGTTTGCCTGTGTGCAACCGATTATTGCTGTAGGTTCAGGAATTATCAATGAAGGGTTTACCTCAGAACAAGCACTGGTAGTAATCTTTTTGTCAGTAATTATAGCAGGTTTATTCACATTGTTAATTGCGCCTCTGTTTAGTAAGCTCATACGCTTCTTTCCACCTATTGTTACAGGTTCTGTTATTTTGTCCATTGGACTTAGCTTAATTCCAGTTGGCTTAAAAATGGTTGGTGGACAAAGTGTTGTAGAGAAAATAGTAGACGGAAAAGCTGTTTTCTATGCTTTTGGTTCCAAAAAGTTTCTATTGATTGCATTTATAGTTATTTTAATAATTCTATTGTGCAACCGATTCCTCAAGGGATTCTGGAAAAATATTTCAATTTTAATTGGTCTAATAGCCGGTTATGTAATTTCCATTGCTGTAGGATTTGTTAACTTTACTAAAGTTGGTACAAGCCACTGGTTTGGCCTCGACTTACCATTTGGAATGAATTTCCCAGGATTTGAAAATGGCATTTATTGGGAAGCAGTGACCCATGGCGGTCTCTTATCGGCAGGTCTTGCTTCAGCTATTGTTTCCATGATTATTGTTATGGTTATTGTTATGGTTGAATCTACAGGTGACTTTATCGCAATTGGTGAAATTATCGATTTATCAATTGGAGAAAAAGAAATTGCTGCTGGATTAAGAGCAGATGGTTTATCTACAATGTTAGGTGGTATGTTTAACGCATTCCCTTACACCGCATTTGCTCAAAACGTTGGGTTAATCGCCTTAACTGGTGTCCGTTCCCGCTGGGTAGTTACTGCATCTGGTGTAATCCTAGTTGTTCTGGGTCTAGTACCAAAATTAGGGGCTCTTGTTGAAAGTATTCCGAAGTTTGTTATTGGTGGTGCAGCAGTTATTATGTTCGCTATGGTTGCTGCTAATGGTATTAAAACACTATCTAAAGCACAATTGGAAGAAAAACCAAACAACTTATTCATAATTGCTATGTCAGTAGTAGCTGCTATTGTTCCTTATGGCGGAACTTTACTTGAAAAAATACCTGCAAGCACTGCAGGCGTTATTGCAGGTGCAGGCATTAATGGTGGACATTTTGTTAATCAATTCTTATTCTTTGGTATGTTTCCACCAGCCTTAGAACCAGCTCTAAGCTCTGGAATTACCTTAGCTGCCATTACAGCAATCCTCTTAAACTTATTGTTTAATGGTACAGGAAAAAAGTAG
- a CDS encoding YgeY family selenium metabolism-linked hydrolase, producing the protein MSMNFKDILLKAEDYKEDMTKFLRDMVAIPSESCEEEGVVKRIKEEMDKVGFDETWFDGLGNVIGRIGNGKTVIAMDAHIDTVGIGNIKNWTECDPYEGKVVGDDIYGRGTSDQESGMASMVYAGKIIKDLGLEDDFTLYVVGSVQEEDCDGLCWQWILEKEVPAGNFKKPEFVVITEPTSLRIYRGHRGRMEIRVDVKGISCHGSAPERGENAIYKMAPIIMELRALHENLHYDAFLGKGSLAVSQIFYTSPSRCAVADSCAISIDRRLTDGETWESALEEVRNLPSVKEADGVVSLYTYDRPSWKGTVYETESYFPTWVIPEADPVCQTLVEAGNGLFNKENFGALKEQKELNPHFVKLFEGPVVDKWTFSTNGVSIMGRHGVKCIGFGPGDEEQAHAPNEKAYKSHLVAAAALYAAIPKQYVDKYVK; encoded by the coding sequence ATGAGTATGAATTTTAAAGACATTCTTTTGAAAGCAGAAGATTATAAGGAGGATATGACCAAATTTTTAAGAGATATGGTTGCTATTCCAAGTGAGTCTTGTGAAGAAGAAGGTGTAGTAAAAAGAATTAAAGAGGAAATGGACAAAGTTGGGTTTGATGAGACTTGGTTCGATGGACTTGGAAATGTTATAGGCCGTATTGGTAATGGTAAAACTGTTATTGCTATGGATGCTCATATTGACACTGTAGGAATTGGAAATATTAAAAATTGGACTGAATGTGACCCTTACGAAGGTAAAGTAGTTGGCGACGACATTTATGGTCGTGGAACATCTGACCAAGAGAGTGGTATGGCTTCAATGGTCTATGCTGGTAAAATCATTAAAGATTTAGGCCTAGAAGATGATTTCACATTATATGTTGTTGGCTCTGTTCAAGAGGAAGACTGTGATGGCTTATGCTGGCAGTGGATTCTTGAAAAAGAAGTTCCAGCAGGCAACTTTAAAAAACCTGAATTTGTAGTAATTACTGAACCTACTTCATTAAGAATTTACAGAGGACATAGAGGTCGTATGGAAATTAGGGTTGACGTTAAAGGAATTAGCTGTCATGGTTCAGCTCCTGAAAGAGGAGAAAATGCTATTTATAAAATGGCTCCAATTATTATGGAACTCAGAGCATTACATGAGAACTTACACTATGATGCATTCTTAGGAAAAGGTTCTTTAGCTGTATCTCAAATTTTCTATACTTCTCCATCAAGATGTGCAGTTGCAGACAGTTGTGCAATTTCTATTGATAGAAGATTAACTGATGGTGAAACTTGGGAAAGTGCTTTAGAAGAAGTTAGAAACCTACCTTCTGTTAAAGAAGCTGATGGTGTTGTTTCATTATACACATATGATCGTCCATCATGGAAAGGGACTGTTTATGAAACAGAATCTTATTTCCCAACATGGGTTATTCCGGAAGCAGACCCAGTTTGCCAAACATTAGTGGAAGCTGGAAATGGCTTATTCAATAAAGAGAACTTCGGTGCTCTTAAAGAACAAAAAGAATTAAACCCACACTTTGTTAAATTATTTGAAGGACCAGTTGTAGACAAGTGGACTTTCTCTACAAATGGCGTTTCAATTATGGGACGTCACGGTGTTAAGTGTATTGGATTTGGACCTGGAGATGAAGAACAAGCTCACGCTCCTAATGAGAAAGCTTATAAATCTCACTTAGTAGCAGCAGCAGCTTTATATGCGGCTATTCCAAAACAATATGTAGACAAATACGTAAAATAA
- a CDS encoding ornithine carbamoyltransferase yields MQANFRGKHLITLREWTKEEIDTLMDVSFDLKKKFALGIPTRYLQDQTIFLMFFEASTRTRNSMEAGITQLGGHAHFLDTSTMQISHGETPKDTAVILARFGHAIACRICAWDTGNKYIREMAKWSPVPVINLQCDLYHPLQGLADLMTIIEKFGDTKGVNVSIIWTFATSHKKPISVPLTQSLLFPRYGMNVTLAYPEGYHMPDWVYEEAKANAEKHGGSFRITHDQEEAYKNADVVIPKNWGNWVADPEGDTTSSNTQSEALLANKSWKCTLKLMELTSPNCVYMHALPADRNNEVEDEVIDGKWSVVYDEAENRLHTSKAVMALTMGGRNAYHG; encoded by the coding sequence ATGCAAGCTAATTTCAGAGGTAAACATCTAATCACTCTAAGAGAGTGGACTAAGGAAGAAATTGACACATTAATGGACGTTTCTTTCGACTTAAAGAAAAAATTTGCACTAGGTATTCCAACAAGATACCTACAAGACCAAACAATTTTCCTAATGTTCTTTGAAGCATCAACAAGAACAAGAAACTCTATGGAAGCTGGGATTACACAATTAGGTGGACATGCTCACTTTTTAGATACTTCAACAATGCAGATTTCTCATGGTGAAACACCAAAAGATACTGCAGTAATTCTAGCACGTTTTGGACATGCTATTGCATGCCGTATCTGTGCTTGGGATACAGGAAACAAATATATTAGGGAAATGGCTAAGTGGTCTCCAGTGCCAGTAATTAACTTACAGTGTGACCTCTACCACCCATTGCAAGGACTAGCTGACTTAATGACTATCATTGAGAAATTTGGTGATACTAAAGGTGTTAATGTTTCAATTATTTGGACATTTGCTACAAGTCACAAAAAACCAATTTCTGTTCCATTAACACAATCACTATTATTCCCACGTTATGGAATGAATGTTACTTTAGCTTATCCAGAAGGCTATCACATGCCTGATTGGGTATATGAAGAAGCTAAAGCTAATGCTGAAAAGCATGGTGGTTCTTTCAGAATTACTCATGACCAAGAAGAAGCTTATAAAAATGCTGATGTAGTTATTCCTAAAAACTGGGGTAACTGGGTTGCAGATCCTGAGGGAGATACAACAAGCAGTAACACTCAAAGCGAAGCGTTATTGGCAAACAAGAGCTGGAAATGTACTCTTAAATTAATGGAGTTAACAAGTCCAAACTGTGTTTACATGCACGCTTTACCGGCTGACAGAAATAACGAAGTTGAAGATGAAGTTATTGATGGCAAATGGTCTGTGGTTTATGATGAAGCGGAAAACAGATTACACACATCTAAAGCTGTAATGGCTTTAACAATGGGTGGCAGAAACGCTTACCACGGCTAA
- the ygfK gene encoding putative selenate reductase subunit YgfK, protein MSEIMRMIPFENMVEWMLDEYKDQGSIFGIRKDKMYKNKSGKNVVMFGDEISSPVGPAAGPNAQLAQNIVASYLAGSRFIELKTVQVMDGEELRNCIPRPCINAQDEGFNVEWSTELTVEEAQSEYIKAWFAVQVIAKELGISNQRDFAYNMSVGYDLAGIQTPKIDGYIEGMKDASNTKVFKECQEYLLNNLGQFKNVTKDDVMAISPNICQSITLSTMHGCPPEEIEKIARYLMKEKNIHTFVKCNPTLLGYEFAKNILSEMGYGFEFGTHHFDNDLQYDDGIAMIKRLMEFGASLNLSFGVKLTNTFAMPINNKELPGEEMYMSGRSLYPLTISLANKLSKAFDGKLPISFSGGADHFNIEDIIKTGIQPITFATTILKPGGYERIKQLADDVEGAMKGEFKGIDLEALNTLATDVVNNKHHLKSARPVESRKTDSVLLLFDCAKAPCKDGGCPINQQIPEYLQLVSDKKYDEAFKVIATDNASPAVTGTICDHQCQHKCTRLDYDTSLEIRNMKKIAVMNAQDKFIASMKVANIASDKKVAIVGAGPGGVATALFLRRNGVDVTIFEKRQEAYGIVKYVIPGFRISDEIINKDVDMAKKAGVRFEFGVDENISVANLKKDYDYVVLAIGAWKEGVSPVKEGAENLKDALAFLEDFKSNDGKISLGKTVAVIGGGDVAMDCARAAKRVPGVEKVMIVYRRTKAFMPAQPEEKADALADGVEFKELLGPVSYKDGVLTCEYMELGERDASGRKSVKGTGKTTTINIDTVVGATGARIDTTLFEKNSVKLDSKGYPVINTNNESGLAGVYIAGDCKAGASTIVKAIADGKVIAEDILGKVGLKADFVRYSYPQDEKTIYDRKGVLADKRGDESDGKRCLVCDQICEICCDVCPNRANVVVKVDSGFNQKHQILHIDGMCNECGNCGVFCPHTGNPYKDKITLFWTEEDFVNSTNKGFVQTGDKTFKVRKEDGSIVDYTLDEKGVISDQMSAVLKTVLKDYDYYTMSL, encoded by the coding sequence ATGAGTGAAATAATGAGAATGATTCCTTTCGAAAATATGGTTGAGTGGATGTTAGATGAATACAAGGACCAAGGCTCTATTTTTGGAATTCGTAAAGATAAAATGTATAAAAATAAAAGCGGTAAAAATGTGGTGATGTTTGGCGATGAAATTAGTTCTCCTGTAGGACCAGCTGCTGGACCAAACGCACAATTAGCTCAAAATATCGTAGCTTCCTACTTAGCAGGATCTCGTTTTATTGAACTTAAGACAGTTCAAGTTATGGATGGTGAGGAATTAAGAAACTGTATTCCTAGACCATGTATTAATGCACAAGATGAAGGCTTTAACGTTGAATGGTCAACTGAATTAACAGTTGAAGAAGCTCAAAGTGAATATATTAAGGCATGGTTTGCTGTTCAGGTAATTGCTAAAGAATTAGGCATTAGCAATCAGAGAGACTTTGCTTACAACATGAGTGTTGGCTATGATTTAGCTGGTATTCAAACGCCTAAAATTGATGGTTACATTGAAGGGATGAAAGATGCTTCAAATACTAAAGTGTTTAAAGAATGTCAAGAATATCTTTTAAACAACCTAGGACAATTTAAAAATGTAACTAAAGATGATGTAATGGCAATTTCACCTAATATTTGTCAATCTATTACATTATCAACTATGCATGGATGTCCTCCAGAAGAAATTGAAAAAATTGCCCGTTATTTAATGAAGGAAAAAAATATTCACACATTTGTGAAATGCAATCCTACATTATTAGGCTATGAATTTGCAAAAAATATTTTATCAGAGATGGGTTACGGATTTGAATTTGGAACACATCATTTTGATAATGATTTACAATATGATGACGGTATTGCTATGATTAAACGCTTAATGGAGTTTGGCGCAAGTCTGAACTTATCTTTTGGTGTTAAATTAACAAATACTTTTGCAATGCCAATTAACAACAAAGAATTACCTGGCGAAGAGATGTATATGTCAGGTCGTTCCCTTTATCCACTAACGATTAGTCTAGCTAATAAACTATCAAAAGCATTTGATGGTAAATTACCTATTTCATTCTCAGGTGGAGCTGATCATTTCAACATTGAAGATATTATTAAGACTGGTATTCAACCAATCACATTTGCAACAACAATTTTAAAGCCAGGTGGCTATGAAAGAATTAAGCAATTAGCTGATGATGTTGAAGGCGCAATGAAAGGCGAATTTAAAGGAATTGATTTAGAGGCTTTAAATACGTTAGCTACAGATGTTGTGAATAATAAGCATCATTTAAAATCTGCTCGTCCAGTTGAATCTAGAAAAACAGATTCTGTTCTACTTCTTTTCGATTGTGCTAAAGCGCCATGTAAAGATGGAGGATGTCCTATTAACCAACAGATTCCAGAATACTTGCAACTTGTAAGTGATAAAAAATATGATGAGGCTTTCAAAGTAATTGCAACTGATAATGCTTCTCCTGCAGTTACAGGTACTATTTGTGACCATCAATGTCAACATAAGTGCACAAGACTTGATTATGACACTTCACTTGAAATTCGCAACATGAAAAAAATTGCAGTTATGAATGCACAAGATAAGTTTATTGCTTCTATGAAAGTTGCCAATATTGCTTCTGATAAAAAGGTTGCTATCGTTGGTGCTGGACCTGGTGGTGTGGCTACAGCTTTATTTCTAAGAAGAAATGGCGTAGATGTAACTATTTTTGAAAAAAGACAAGAAGCATATGGTATTGTCAAATATGTAATTCCTGGCTTCAGAATTTCTGATGAAATTATTAACAAAGATGTAGATATGGCTAAAAAAGCTGGTGTGCGTTTTGAATTTGGTGTTGACGAAAATATTAGTGTAGCTAATCTTAAAAAAGATTATGACTATGTAGTTCTTGCAATTGGCGCATGGAAAGAAGGGGTTTCTCCTGTTAAAGAAGGAGCCGAAAACCTAAAAGATGCTTTAGCTTTCTTAGAAGATTTTAAATCTAATGACGGAAAAATAAGCTTAGGAAAAACTGTAGCAGTTATTGGTGGCGGAGACGTTGCGATGGACTGTGCAAGAGCAGCTAAAAGAGTACCCGGGGTTGAGAAAGTAATGATTGTTTATAGAAGAACAAAAGCTTTTATGCCTGCTCAACCTGAAGAAAAAGCTGATGCTTTAGCAGATGGTGTTGAATTTAAAGAATTACTTGGCCCAGTGAGCTATAAAGATGGAGTTTTAACTTGTGAATACATGGAGCTTGGTGAAAGAGATGCATCAGGACGTAAGAGTGTTAAAGGAACAGGTAAAACAACAACTATTAATATCGATACTGTTGTTGGTGCAACAGGAGCTAGAATTGACACTACTTTATTTGAGAAGAATAGTGTTAAATTAGATTCAAAAGGTTACCCAGTAATCAATACTAATAATGAGAGTGGTTTAGCTGGTGTTTATATTGCAGGAGACTGTAAAGCTGGTGCTTCTACAATTGTTAAAGCTATTGCAGATGGTAAAGTAATTGCTGAAGATATTTTAGGAAAAGTTGGCTTGAAAGCAGACTTTGTTCGCTATTCATATCCACAAGACGAGAAGACTATTTACGATAGAAAAGGTGTTCTAGCTGACAAACGCGGAGATGAAAGCGATGGGAAACGCTGTTTAGTTTGTGACCAAATTTGTGAAATATGCTGTGACGTCTGTCCTAATAGAGCTAATGTAGTTGTAAAAGTAGACAGTGGCTTCAATCAAAAACATCAAATCCTTCATATTGATGGAATGTGTAATGAGTGTGGCAACTGTGGTGTTTTCTGTCCGCATACAGGTAATCCTTATAAAGATAAAATTACATTATTCTGGACTGAAGAAGACTTTGTTAATAGTACTAACAAAGGATTTGTACAAACAGGAGATAAAACATTTAAAGTTAGAAAAGAAGATGGTTCAATTGTTGATTATACTTTAGATGAAAAAGGCGTAATTTCTGATCAAATGTCAGCTGTATTAAAAACAGTTCTAAAAGATTATGATTATTATACTATGAGCTTATAG